One genomic segment of Sanyastnella coralliicola includes these proteins:
- the rpe gene encoding ribulose-phosphate 3-epimerase: MSHIIAPSMLAADFGNLQRDVELVNESSADWFHIDIMDGVFVPNISYGMPVLAAIQKHAKKPLDVHLMIVDPDRYINAFRDLGSEILTVHYEACTHLHRTVQAIHAAGMKAGVALNPHTPVSVLNDIIQDLDLVLIMSVNPGFGGQKFIERTYQKLEDLSSLISANNTSCIVEVDGGVGPGNYNQLLDHGAHALVAGSAVFKAEDPKATIDLMKTRQ, from the coding sequence ATGTCGCACATTATCGCTCCTTCAATGTTAGCCGCAGATTTCGGAAACCTCCAACGTGATGTTGAATTGGTAAATGAGAGTTCTGCTGATTGGTTTCACATTGATATTATGGACGGTGTGTTCGTGCCGAATATCTCTTACGGGATGCCCGTATTGGCTGCGATTCAGAAGCACGCGAAAAAGCCCCTAGATGTTCACTTGATGATTGTAGATCCTGATCGCTACATCAATGCATTCCGTGATTTAGGTTCTGAGATCTTGACGGTGCACTATGAAGCATGCACTCATTTGCATCGCACAGTGCAAGCAATTCATGCTGCTGGGATGAAAGCAGGCGTTGCTTTGAACCCACATACACCGGTGTCAGTATTGAACGATATTATTCAAGATTTGGATTTAGTATTGATCATGAGTGTGAACCCTGGTTTTGGTGGACAGAAATTCATTGAGCGTACCTACCAGAAATTAGAGGACCTCAGTTCTTTGATTTCAGCGAATAATACCTCTTGTATTGTTGAGGTTGATGGGGGAGTAGGACCTGGGAATTACAACCAACTTCTTGATCATGGGGCACATGCGTTGGTAGCGGGTAGTGCCGTTTTCAAGGCAGAAGATCCGAAGGCCACGATCGATTTGATGAAAACCCGTCAATAA
- the coaE gene encoding dephospho-CoA kinase (Dephospho-CoA kinase (CoaE) performs the final step in coenzyme A biosynthesis.) encodes MNNPTQIIGLTGGIGSGKSTVAKIFECHGIPIYKADDHAKDLYTTDLVMKEQVIQEFGEKVYKEGQLDRAYLASVVFANAERLQALNAIVHPAVARHFQHWLGAQRAPCIIREAAILFESGSYKDCDAVITVNASEELRIERSIARDTSTRQQIEDRISKQWTDDQRQAKADFIITNNLGDLLIPQVNQIIEKITG; translated from the coding sequence ATGAACAACCCAACGCAAATCATTGGATTGACCGGAGGTATCGGCAGTGGTAAGTCTACCGTTGCCAAAATCTTCGAATGTCATGGCATACCTATATATAAGGCAGACGATCACGCCAAAGATTTGTACACCACTGACCTTGTCATGAAGGAACAGGTCATCCAAGAGTTTGGGGAGAAGGTTTATAAAGAAGGTCAGTTAGACCGAGCTTACCTCGCTTCAGTTGTTTTCGCTAACGCGGAACGGCTGCAAGCCTTAAACGCGATCGTGCACCCAGCAGTAGCTCGTCACTTTCAACATTGGTTGGGTGCTCAACGTGCTCCTTGCATTATAAGAGAAGCGGCGATTCTCTTCGAAAGCGGAAGCTATAAAGACTGCGATGCGGTCATCACCGTGAATGCCTCGGAAGAATTGAGAATTGAGCGTTCCATTGCTCGAGACACCTCCACTCGTCAACAGATTGAAGATCGAATCTCCAAGCAATGGACAGACGATCAGCGACAGGCGAAGGCTGACTTTATCATTACAAACAACCTGGGAGACCTGCTCATTCCTCAGGTCAACCAGATCATCGAAAAGATTACGGGGTAA
- a CDS encoding CsgG/HfaB family protein — protein sequence MRITLLLLIALSLTACQGYKKSMAEAEQYRTAGMHLEALDRFEAIYKENPKKVEAHIQLKETATFVMNKYYSEVQLLIGQGNYQSALNALDRAEDFMSKYQWLGLETPFYAANLRSEARYKLGQSYFVRAQQAVEAEEWDDAEMYAYQARKYGFREKELDYLEVMIDIVPTFRKGLKAKELGLYQDAYAYFEEVSEIDADFSDVLLHMDECLEKSSFTISYLHAGGHLKANRDKAIITGVKEEILSLDNPFIRVVSRDDLDVILDEQMNSMTGAFDEDIIVEAGKLLGAEFLIVGELLNSESQVSPVSRVRKKGYEGNTVIAKKVEYTEKSQTVKHIVSYRYHLLDAETGEVLAAENIPYTFEENHTWLDYSGDPDQLYPGQWKYKLILSATDAVDLDNAAKQDIMEKARRRPLKVSDLELEQRFIEFISQEVANKVDRLAWERKLTP from the coding sequence ATGCGTATTACGCTACTCTTACTTATTGCCCTTTCCTTAACAGCGTGCCAGGGCTACAAAAAGTCTATGGCCGAGGCTGAGCAATACCGCACTGCCGGTATGCATCTAGAAGCGTTGGACCGCTTTGAGGCCATCTACAAGGAAAATCCAAAGAAGGTTGAGGCTCACATTCAGTTGAAAGAGACGGCCACCTTCGTCATGAATAAATACTACAGCGAAGTACAGCTATTGATTGGTCAAGGAAATTACCAATCAGCGTTGAACGCGCTAGATCGTGCTGAAGATTTCATGTCAAAGTACCAGTGGTTAGGATTGGAAACACCTTTCTATGCCGCAAACTTGCGTTCTGAAGCGAGATACAAACTAGGGCAAAGCTACTTCGTACGCGCTCAGCAAGCGGTAGAAGCGGAAGAGTGGGACGATGCAGAGATGTACGCTTACCAAGCGCGCAAGTACGGTTTCAGAGAAAAAGAGCTGGACTACCTCGAAGTCATGATTGACATCGTACCAACATTTCGAAAAGGGTTAAAAGCGAAAGAGCTTGGCTTGTACCAAGATGCTTATGCCTACTTCGAGGAAGTAAGCGAAATCGATGCTGACTTCAGCGACGTGTTGCTTCATATGGATGAATGTTTGGAGAAATCATCTTTCACCATCAGCTATCTACATGCAGGTGGTCATCTAAAAGCGAACCGTGACAAGGCCATTATTACAGGGGTAAAGGAAGAAATTCTATCTCTTGACAATCCGTTTATTCGTGTCGTATCAAGAGATGATCTCGATGTGATTCTCGATGAGCAGATGAATTCAATGACTGGGGCTTTTGACGAAGATATCATCGTAGAAGCTGGAAAGCTTCTCGGGGCAGAGTTTCTCATTGTAGGTGAATTACTGAACTCAGAGAGTCAGGTGAGTCCTGTTTCTCGTGTGCGTAAGAAAGGATATGAAGGAAACACTGTCATTGCGAAGAAGGTAGAATACACCGAAAAGTCGCAGACCGTAAAACACATTGTAAGTTACCGCTACCATTTATTGGACGCGGAAACAGGGGAGGTGCTAGCGGCTGAGAATATTCCGTACACCTTTGAAGAGAACCACACATGGCTTGATTACTCTGGAGATCCAGATCAATTGTACCCTGGTCAATGGAAATACAAACTGATTCTATCAGCGACTGACGCCGTAGACCTGGATAACGCAGCGAAGCAAGATATCATGGAAAAAGCACGTCGCAGACCATTGAAAGTAAGCGACCTCGAATTGGAGCAACGCTTTATTGAGTTTATCTCTCAAGAAGTAGCCAACAAGGTCGATCGCCTTGCTTGGGAGCGAAAGCTTACCCCGTAA